Part of the Lolium rigidum isolate FL_2022 chromosome 6, APGP_CSIRO_Lrig_0.1, whole genome shotgun sequence genome, CCACTCACGCCTCGACCCATCATGTCGCCCATCACGCTGACCAGTGGCGCCTACGACGCCAGGTTCACGGACAGCATGTCTCCGAGGGTTGCCCAAATCTCCTCGTCGACGACGTCGGCAAAGCCGACCTGCCGCTGCCCCTCCGCCTCCACGGTCGCCCCCGGTGCCCGCCACCACCATTCACCATTGTCACCgccgccaaccaaggccatgtccTTGCCGTGGTAGCAGCTGTTCCCGGTGCTCTGGTTGCTGGGCTCGCTGTAACCGCAGTAGTCGTAGCTGTTGTCCGACGCCTCCCGCTCGTCGTAGTTCTCCGCCTCCGTCTCGCCGTTCCTCGCGAACCGGCCCTTCACCCTCGGCCGGCTGTCCGCCAGTGACTTCCTGCACGCGTACTGCAGAAACCCCAGACGTTAGCACGCTGCACGCGGTGGCAAGAGATCGAGTGTGCATTTGCGCTAGTTTGCAGGGTGTGGAGGACGTACGGTGATCTTCTTGGTGAAATTCCTCTGGTGGCGCTTCAAGCGGTATCTTTCGACCCTCTCTTTCCTCTCCTCCGCGCTGTATCGCCCCACCTTCTGTGAGAACGGCCCGCCCCCGGCGTCTTGGCCGCAGCTGTCGCCTGACTGCACCGGCGATGATCCATTCATCCCCTGCTTTATATCCGAAAACACCAGCTGATCAGCTTCCAATCTCCATGGAATCCGATCACAGTTGTGCGGACAGGTTCCAGGTTGTGGCCATACCTGGAGATCACCCGTGCTGAAGACGCGGCGAACGGGGCATGCCGAGGTGAACTCGTACAGGTCGCcgcaggaggaggacggagaaGAGGAGAGCGGAGGGAGCGATGACAGCTGGTGTGGCGATAGTGACGATGACGAGAAGaatgcaccaccgccaccgccgttcaGGGCGTCGCCGAGCTGGTGGAGCTGGAGCGGGAGCGAGTGCGAGCTGATGCTCCTGTGGATATTGTTGTAGTATGATGATGGGAGCGATGAGTAGGATGGCggagacgaggcgccggcgaaggGAGGGAATGCGCTATTAGCATTGCCGCCGTCAAGGTATCCACCATATCCCCCGGCGGCGGAGCGCGGGATCTGCGTCGGGACGGAGGAGAAGCTGGCCGCCATGAAGGCGTCGCCATACGAAGGCGCCGACGAGGGTGTGGTGGAATGACGGAACATCTCCGGCTTGGCTTTCGAACACAGAAAAGCCCGGGCTGTGACCTGTGAGTGCCTTTGTGCGAAACTGTGCGCGTGTTTTGCAGGGAGGTTCAGTGGAGGGGTGTGGGTATAAGAAGGGGGCTAGCACgcccggtgtttgttgttgtgcaCTGAAAAGATGCAGTGTAGGGTCACGCGCACTGTTTCCGTGCAGTAAAAAAGACTGATCAGGCCAGGTCCCATGGCCATGATAACCGTTGCACATTCACCTGTTTGGCAAGTCGTCTAACCAGTCTAATCAGGTTTAGATCGGTGGCGTACGTGAGGAGGGATCCGTCACATCTCCCTATACCACTGGAAGAGTGGAAGGTGGGAAGGTCACTGTAAATGATATGAATACACGCATCATCAACTGTTTGGTctttttgagagccgcgttgattttTCGCCAGATCAAAATTATAGACAGGATACATGACATTGTGCAATTTTAATGGTCAGACTTCCTT contains:
- the LOC124666174 gene encoding uncharacterized protein LOC124666174 isoform X1; its protein translation is MFRHSTTPSSAPSYGDAFMAASFSSVPTQIPRSAAGGYGGYLDGGNANSAFPPFAGASSPPSYSSLPSSYYNNIHRSISSHSLPLQLHQLGDALNGGGGGAFFSSSSLSPHQLSSLPPLSSSPSSSCGDLYEFTSACPVRRVFSTGDLQVWPQPGTCPHNCDRIPWRLEADQLVFSDIKQGMNGSSPVQSGDSCGQDAGGGPFSQKVGRYSAEERKERVERYRLKRHQRNFTKKITYACRKSLADSRPRVKGRFARNGETEAENYDEREASDNSYDYCGYSEPSNQSTGNSCYHGKDMALVGGGDNGEWWWRAPGATVEAEGQRQVGFADVVDEEIWATLGDMLSVNLAS
- the LOC124666174 gene encoding two-component response regulator-like APRR7 isoform X3, whose protein sequence is MFRHSTTPSSAPSYGDAFMAASFSSVPTQIPRSAAGGYGGYLDGGNANSAFPPFAGASSPPSYSSLPSSYYNNIHRSISSHSLPLQLHQLGDALNGGGGGAFFSSSSLSPHQLSSLPPLSSSPSSSCGDLYEFTSACPVRRVFSTGDLQGMNGSSPVQSGDSCGQDAGGGPFSQKVGRYSAEERKERVERYRLKRHQRNFTKKITYACRKSLADSRPRVKGRFARNGETEAENYDEREASDNSYDYCGYSEPSNQSTGNSCYHGKDMALVGGGDNGEWWWRAPGATVEAEGQRQVGFADVVDEEIWATLGDMLSVNLAS
- the LOC124666174 gene encoding uncharacterized protein LOC124666174 isoform X2; this encodes MFRHSTTPSSAPSYGDAFMAASFSSVPTQIPRSAAGGYGGYLDGGNANSAFPPFAGASSPPSYSSLPSSYYNNIHRSISSHSLPLQLHQLGDALNGGGGGAFFSSSSLSPHQLSSLPPLSSSPSSSCGDLYEFTSACPVRRVFSTGDLQQGMNGSSPVQSGDSCGQDAGGGPFSQKVGRYSAEERKERVERYRLKRHQRNFTKKITYACRKSLADSRPRVKGRFARNGETEAENYDEREASDNSYDYCGYSEPSNQSTGNSCYHGKDMALVGGGDNGEWWWRAPGATVEAEGQRQVGFADVVDEEIWATLGDMLSVNLAS